Proteins encoded within one genomic window of Haloplanus vescus:
- a CDS encoding winged helix-turn-helix domain-containing protein — MSTTAADSVGDDRLTTSEYRERLRELPPSAKLVAKVLESDSPLSQGQLAEESLLPDRTVRYALNRLEDADIVGSRYSFKDARKQVYFLRT, encoded by the coding sequence ACTCAGTTGGCGACGACCGACTCACGACCAGCGAATACCGAGAGCGACTCCGCGAGCTGCCGCCGAGCGCGAAACTCGTCGCGAAGGTGCTCGAAAGTGACTCGCCGCTGTCGCAGGGTCAACTCGCCGAAGAATCGCTGCTTCCCGACCGGACGGTCCGCTACGCGCTGAACCGTCTGGAGGACGCCGACATCGTCGGTTCGCGGTACAGCTTCAAGGACGCACGCAAGCAGGTCTACTTCCTGCGAACCTGA